From the Fimbriimonadaceae bacterium genome, the window CCGCCTCCAGTCGCGAGGGCCTCAGGGTCGAAGAAGTCGCCGTTTGTGTCGCGGGCAAAGAAGGCGAGCAGGCCAAGGAAGACGAGGAGGGTGCCCCAGAAGACGCGCTGGTACTGGAACGCGGCCCGGCCCATGACCAAGCACCCCCCAGCGAAGCCGAGGACAAACGGCACGGCCCACGCGCCTTGCCCGAAAAAGGTCCGGAACGCACCGGTCACCGAGTCACCGACCAAGCCGCCGCGTCCCAAGACGAGGGTGACCAAGACGACGAGCCCGACGGCGACAAGCCCGATCCCGACGAACTCGGCACGACGATGGGTGGCGATGTTCGGCTTCCGCCGAGTCGCCGAGACATCGACGACCGCCTTGCGGCTCTTCAGCCCTTCCGTGGGCATAACTTCAACATTTTAGCATGGTGGTCAATGAAGCTGGTCGACGAGCCCGACGGACGCCATGCACGTCAGCAAGGCGGTCCCGCCGTTGCTGACAAAGGGGAGCCAGAGGCCGATGACCGGGCCGATGTTGAGGACCATCGCCAAGTTGACGACGGTGTGAAAGGCCAGGAAAGCGAGGAGACCCCCGGCGACGAGCCGCCCCATCGGCTCGCGGCACCGGAAGCCGGTGTCCCATAACCGATAGAAAAAGACCATGAAAACGCCTAAAACCACAACAGAACCGATGAGGCCCATCTCTTCGCCAATGACGGAGAAGACAAAGTCGTTGTGCTGTTCAGGAATGTAGCGCCCCGCCTTTTGCTCGCCGCGGAGGTAACCGGTGCCGGTCACACCGCCCATTGCGATCGCCTTGACCGACTGGGCCGCCTGCCAGCCCTTTCCCTGGGTGTCACTGGTACCTCGGAGGATCTTGCCAAAGAACTCGTCCAGTTTGCCTTTGTGGTAGTCGCTGAACGAGCCGCTGACCATCGCGACACCCAGCAGGGCGAGGACGCAGGCGATCGAGGCGCCGATATGTTGCCAAGGAACCCCTGCATAGAGCGCGACGGCCAACCAGATGACCAACATGCAGGCCGCCCCGCCGTAGTGAGGTTGCAACATCAGCAGGACGACAAGCGGCGCGACGTGAAGGAACGAAAGGAAGAACGTCTTGAGAGACTTCACCTCGTCCTGGCGGGCGGCGAAGAAGGTGGACAGAGTCAGGACCAGGAGGACTTTGGACAAGTCTCCTGGCTGAAACTGTATTGAACCGACCTCGATCCACCGCTGGGCGCCCTTTGCGGAGTGGCCTCCGGCAAGGACGGCGGCGAGGAGCAGGATGTTCAGGACATAGAGCCCCTTGGACGACCACTGCCAAAACGACAACGGGATTCGGCGGAAGAGGTACCAGACGGCCACCCCCAACGCAGCGAAGACGCCCTGCCGGGCCGCGTTGTGAAATCCGGTCGCTTGGTCGATGCTGTGGATCGCGAGGATTCCGACGATGGTGAGGACTGCCGCCGACCCGACCAACCAGGGGTCGGCGAACCGACTCGGCTCCCGGCGGGTGATCGTGCCAAAGTCGGCCTGCACGGGGTTCAGCCCTCCGTGGGCTTGTCGCTCACGGCCCGTGGCTCACGGGTGGAGTTCAAGCCAAACTCGCGCTTCACGATCCCCTTGCCTGGGTCGAACCAGAAGCGCAGGCGACGCTTGGACTTCTCGGGTGCCCCACCGTCGAAGCTCAACTGGACCTCCACCAGGTAGGTGTTAAAGTGGCCCGCGGTGATGTTCAGCTCTTCGCGCTTGGCTTTGATCTCGGCCTCGGCGGGATACGAGCCGTCGCCCATGCGGATCTTGCCGCTCCAAGTCCAGGGAGAATCGCTCTGGAGGGGGTAGTGCACCAGCGGCAACGGGGGGTCGTACTTCTCGGCCTCTGTGCCGACAAAGCGGAACCCAGACTTGTCGTAGGTGTAGGTCTCCGTGCTCGTGGTCTCACCGTCGACCATGAGTTTGAGGGTGACGGTGTCGCCGGTGTCTTCGGTCTTGACGTCCACGGGGACGACGGACCCCTGGTAGATCAAGTTGCCTTTGGCAAACGAGGTCGCCTGGGGCTTCATCGTGTCGGCGGTCTGGGCGAGGGTCTCCACTTGCCCGGGAGCGCTGTTTTCCTCCGCCTTGGCTTTGGCGTTGTTGTACATCACGCACCCCGCCGTGATCACGACGGCGCAGGATGCGGTGACGAGGGCAGCGGCGGCTTTTCCCATGACGATGCTCATGCGTTTGTGTCGCCCATTGATACGAGCGTTCTCTTACTCGAATACTTCTCTTTGTTGACCGTCGTCGTCTGCTCCATCTCGACTAGGCCGATTCCCTTGCCATAGACCGACCTTTGGACGGATTTGATGGGGGGCTCGCCGGCCGCGCCGTAGATGACGTCGAGGGTCACCTCGACGCAGTCCACGTCCTTACCCAAGACCTTTCGCTTACCAATTGGCCGAGACGTGCCCTTCAGGACCATGTCGGCCACCGTCTTCATAAACTCCGTCTTACCGGCGAACTCCCAGGTGGTCCGCTTGTCATCGACCTTGAGCACCGGGTACTGGTACGTCGTGGCCTCGCGGACGACTTGGTCGTCGACTTCCTTCTTGATGTAACTCTTGAAGATGACGAAGACGGTGTCGCCCTCCACCAAGTAAAAGGTGGGTTCGCTGGTCCGTCCATGCGAGACGGTCGTGAACGGCGCGACTTCTTTGTCAAGGAGTTTGGTCGGTTTGCCGACCTTGTCGGTGAAGACTTCCTGAGACCGCCCTGTCTTCTCGCTGTACGTCCACGTCGTCCCGGGGACAGTGGGGAAGTATGCCGCAGCATCGCCGGCCACCAGCAAGGTGGACATCAGCGGAAGAAGGGCGGCCAGCATCGGAGACTTATCCCTGGGAGGTCAACTCGATCGTGCTCGTCCGGTCGCCGTCCTTGTCCTTGATGTTCAGGACCATTTTCACGACCCCGTAGCCGGGGGCGTACCAACTGGTGCCGTTGACACCGATCTTCTGGTCCTTGGTCAGGTTGCCGGTCGTTGTCGCGACGAAACAATCAAACTCGCCACCGGCCACCTTGATCTTTTCCTTGCGGACGACCTTGTTGGTCATGTCGATCTTGATGTCCTTGCCGTCCATGCCCTTCACGGTCTCGTGGCTCGGCCACGAGACGTCCACGGCGAGTTTGGCGGGCAGCGCCAGCATCGGCGGGTCGATCGTCGTGGCGGCGGCGAAGGTGGAGTAGACGCCGTCCGGTTTCAGGATGACTTCGTCGTCGCCAAGGATCGAAAGGTCACCGTCACGCTTGATCGTGAAGGTGGGGTTGCCGTCATGCAGCCCCTTGTAGACCACCGACTGGGTGCCGGTCTTCTCGCCCAAGTTTGGCTGTTGGGTGAGTTTATAGGTCAGCGTCTTCTTGCAGTCCAAGCCGTAGTAGGTGTAGCCGTCGGTCTTCAGGTTCGCTGCGATGTCTTCGACCTTAGGGGTGGACGCGGGTGCTTCCGTCGCCGCGGTGGTCGCCGGCTTGTTGGTTTCCGGGTTCGGCGTGTTCGTGGCCGGCGGCTGGCAGCCGACCAAGCCGAACACCGCCAAAGACAGGGGGATCAGGCATTTGTTCATGGATCGATCACTTAGCAGTATGACTCTTCAGGCGGAAGATTTCCTTTCCGTTGAAGTCCTTCGTCGAGGTCTGTTGGACAAACCGGGCGAGGCCGACCTTGGGGACAAACCAGAGGGTCGCGCTCGTCACGAAGTCTTGGCCCTTGTAGCTGAACTTTGTGTTGGATTCGACGGTGACCGCCTCCATGGGGCCCTCTTCCGTGTCGATCCGTTCGGTCCCGCGGCACTTGTTCTGCACCTTCTGGTCGACAACGTCGGCACCGGTGGTCGGGGCCGGGCCCTTGAGGTCTTGGTTGAACGTCTCACCGTCTTTGACGGGGAACTTGCACAGCATCTGCGGCGGGGTGTACGCCGCTCTACGGTCGGTGCTGTTGATCTGATAGATACCGGACTTGTCGACTCTCCAGTCGCTGCTGTCCAGGTGTTTGGAGCCCTCCAGGATTTCCAGCGTCGCAATGGTCGCGTCACCCTCCTTGCGGCTCGCCGTGACCTTGAACGTCAGCTCTCGGGTGGCCGACCCGCCGTTCTGGGTGGATTGGACTTCGTAGACCCACTCGTTGCCGACGGACAACGGCCAGAGCTCGGCTTCGTTCCCGGGTGTCACCGTCATGTTCTTGACCTCGGGCGGCTTCTCGGGGACGTAGCCTCCGCCTCCTTGGGAGCATCCTCCCAGGGCGACGGCGGCGATGGCAATGAAGGGCAGACGGCGGTTGATCATGTTTTCTTGGTGTTCGGCAGGGAGTTGATGAAGTCGGCGGCTTCCTTCGCCAGGCTTTCATTGGGAAGCTGTTTGATGGTGATTTCGTTGGACGAGAGTTCCGTGTTGATCTTCGGCGCGGCGAGCGGTATCCCGTTGACGACGAACATCAGGTGGAACGCCTGGTGGCCATGACTGTACTTCCACAGGCGCATCCGGCCGTCGTCGGTCAGTTGGATAGTGAGGTCGGCGAAGGTTTTGCCGTCGTTGCTTTGGTAGGTGCGCACCGTGGCACCTTTCACCTGCTGGTCGTTGAGCAGCACCTTGGAAATCTTCAGGAGTTCCTGGGGCTTTTCCGCCCACGTCGCCGTCCGGGAGGCGCCGATCTTGGTGGCCAGGGCTTTGGCGACGTCCTCCCGAGGCGTCCGCTTTTCCATAAGCCCGATCGCGGCGTCCCGGTACCAGGCCGTGATCATCTCCGGCGGTGGGTTGAACTTCTCGTTGATGCGCTTCTGGATGTCGGTGGCGAACTTGCTCATGTACGCCTCCTGGACCATCGCGGTCAACTCGGACTCTTTCCCTTCGAGCGGGACCCTCACCTTCACCGGGATGTCGAGGACGATGCCGTTGAGCAAGGTGCGTAGCCGCAAGGTGTCGGGCGGCGTCCCGTCGAGGCCGATGTGAAGGTCGCTCTCCAGGCGCTGGCGAAGGGCGGCGTCGCCCTTCAGGGCCTTGTCGATGTCCGCGGCCTTCCATTCGACCCTGGTGGCGGGCAAGTCGTCCTCGCGCAGGTCGTTCATCGCCATGACGAGGTAGCCGAGGTCCTTTTCGTCGCCGCGCAGAGAACCGAGAAACTCTTTGATGGGGATCCGGTGCAGCCCGCTGGCGTCCGATTCCATCGAACTCGACTTACCGGTGCCGTGATTGGTCACCTCGGCCAACTGGGCGACCTCGTTGGCCACGATGATCTTGTACCGGGAGCCCCCTTCAATGCCGACCAACGTGACGCTTCCCGGGGTGATCGGCGTCGGGTTGTACCCGTTGACCTGGACGTCGCCCCAAGCGCGCCACCCGTAATACACTCCTGCCGACAACAGGAGCGCCATG encodes:
- a CDS encoding rod shape-determining protein RodA yields the protein MQADFGTITRREPSRFADPWLVGSAAVLTIVGILAIHSIDQATGFHNAARQGVFAALGVAVWYLFRRIPLSFWQWSSKGLYVLNILLLAAVLAGGHSAKGAQRWIEVGSIQFQPGDLSKVLLVLTLSTFFAARQDEVKSLKTFFLSFLHVAPLVVLLMLQPHYGGAACMLVIWLAVALYAGVPWQHIGASIACVLALLGVAMVSGSFSDYHKGKLDEFFGKILRGTSDTQGKGWQAAQSVKAIAMGGVTGTGYLRGEQKAGRYIPEQHNDFVFSVIGEEMGLIGSVVVLGVFMVFFYRLWDTGFRCREPMGRLVAGGLLAFLAFHTVVNLAMVLNIGPVIGLWLPFVSNGGTALLTCMASVGLVDQLH